In Thermococcus thioreducens, a genomic segment contains:
- the dph5 gene encoding diphthine synthase, with amino-acid sequence MAIYFIGLGLYDEKDITLKGLEVARKCDLVFAEFYTSLLAGTTLDRVEELIGKPIRRLSREEVELYFERIVLNKAREKDVAFLTAGDPMVATTHSDLRIRAKELGIESYVIHAPSIYSAIAITGLQIYKFGKSATVAYPEKNWFPTSHYDVIRENQERGLHTMLFLDIKADQNRYMTANEAMEILLQVEDMKKENVFTPDTLVVVLARAGSLNPTLKAGYVRDMIKEDFGRQPHVMVVPGRLHVVEAEYLVAFAGAPKEILDET; translated from the coding sequence ATGGCGATATACTTCATAGGCCTCGGTCTTTACGACGAAAAGGACATCACACTCAAAGGACTTGAGGTGGCCAGAAAGTGCGATCTTGTCTTTGCCGAGTTCTATACGTCATTGCTGGCCGGAACAACGCTGGACAGAGTTGAGGAGCTCATTGGAAAGCCTATCAGAAGGCTCAGCAGGGAGGAGGTCGAACTTTACTTCGAGCGCATCGTCCTGAACAAAGCCAGAGAGAAGGATGTGGCCTTTCTGACCGCCGGCGACCCGATGGTGGCGACGACGCACTCCGACCTCAGGATACGGGCCAAGGAGCTAGGAATCGAGAGCTACGTCATCCACGCCCCTAGCATCTACTCGGCGATAGCGATAACCGGACTGCAGATATATAAGTTTGGCAAGAGCGCAACCGTTGCCTACCCCGAGAAGAACTGGTTCCCCACGAGTCACTACGACGTAATCAGGGAGAACCAGGAGAGAGGCCTTCACACGATGCTCTTCCTCGACATAAAGGCCGACCAGAACCGCTACATGACGGCAAACGAGGCGATGGAAATACTCCTCCAGGTGGAAGATATGAAGAAGGAAAACGTCTTCACCCCGGACACGCTGGTAGTGGTTCTTGCGAGGGCTGGCTCGCTGAACCCGACGCTTAAAGCCGGCTACGTTCGGGACATGATCAAGGAAGACTTCGGGAGACAGCCCCACGTTATGGTCGTTCCGGGCAGGCTCCACGTAGTCGAGGCAGAGTACCTGGTGGCCTTCGCGGGGGCTCCTAAAGAGATACTCGACGAAACTTAG
- a CDS encoding BlaI/MecI/CopY family transcriptional regulator, translated as MRPHEFKLTEEGIKAVLPPLEAEIMEHMWRVKVATAGQVYEYMKVKHPDIRRSTISILMNRLCERGLLKRSVEKGRGGMRYVYSITTTREEFEERVVQSILDALMTNFKEATYAYLSRIKK; from the coding sequence ATGCGGCCCCACGAATTCAAGCTCACCGAGGAGGGTATAAAGGCTGTTCTTCCGCCCCTTGAGGCTGAGATAATGGAACACATGTGGAGGGTCAAGGTGGCAACGGCGGGACAGGTCTATGAGTACATGAAGGTGAAACATCCGGACATAAGGCGCTCCACCATAAGCATCCTCATGAACCGTCTGTGCGAGCGCGGACTTCTCAAGAGGAGCGTTGAGAAGGGAAGGGGTGGAATGAGATACGTGTACTCCATAACCACCACGAGAGAAGAGTTCGAAGAGAGGGTCGTCCAGAGCATCTTGGACGCTCTCATGACGAACTTCAAGGAGGCGACCTACGCCTACCTCTCCAGAATTAAGAAGTGA
- a CDS encoding M48 family metallopeptidase: protein MLFIIMALEVILAVIALKELGLRIALAAFGSILLLYFWVSTKDVKGSYLTLQRSEIPWLYDGIAEMAKKAGLPMPRVYILDDYIPNAYSFKNTIVLSLGLFEVLDSDEILAVAAHELGHIKNGDTKIFPVLAYGRFLMMVFTGVLILLAHTSAVTVAALFLYALYEVARANFLKSREFQADETALRLLDVPMSLKHALEELKYYEDLRVGVRLSALPSIEPAIERKQKPAIIETHPSYDERIFRILVEINGNNMFNQRVQ, encoded by the coding sequence ATGCTGTTCATTATCATGGCCCTCGAAGTCATACTGGCCGTGATAGCCCTTAAAGAGCTGGGTCTCAGGATAGCTTTGGCTGCCTTCGGCTCCATACTTCTCCTGTACTTCTGGGTCTCAACCAAGGACGTTAAGGGCAGCTACCTGACGCTTCAGAGGAGCGAAATTCCATGGCTCTACGACGGCATAGCGGAGATGGCCAAAAAGGCAGGGCTCCCAATGCCCAGGGTGTACATCCTGGACGACTACATACCCAACGCATACTCCTTCAAGAACACGATAGTCCTTTCCCTGGGGCTTTTTGAGGTTCTCGACAGCGACGAGATACTCGCCGTTGCCGCCCACGAGCTCGGCCACATAAAGAACGGAGACACAAAGATATTCCCCGTGCTCGCCTACGGCAGATTCCTTATGATGGTGTTCACTGGAGTGCTCATACTTCTCGCCCATACATCGGCCGTTACAGTAGCGGCCCTCTTCCTCTACGCCCTCTATGAGGTCGCCAGGGCCAATTTCCTTAAGAGCAGAGAGTTCCAGGCGGATGAAACAGCGCTCAGACTGCTGGACGTGCCGATGAGCCTCAAACACGCCCTCGAAGAGCTCAAGTACTACGAAGACCTGAGGGTTGGCGTCAGACTGAGTGCCCTGCCTAGCATAGAGCCAGCGATAGAGAGAAAGCAGAAGCCTGCGATAATAGAGACCCACCCAAGCTATGACGAGAGGATATTTAGGATACTCGTGGAGATTAACGGCAACAACATGTTCAACCAGCGCGTGCAGTGA
- a CDS encoding deoxycytidylate deaminase, whose protein sequence is MGIEIVLDREKAERIKRIRPTKDEYFMLIAKLVSLRATCPRLRVGAVAVKDGYILATGYNGAPRGMEHCIDVGCLIVDGHCHRAVHAEQNVIAMAARKGISLEGATLYVTHFPCDICFKIVINAGIKEIVYEEMYPNEATEILLREAQEKGIVKIRQFKLSKERVQAFLEELFGEFVD, encoded by the coding sequence ATGGGGATTGAGATAGTACTCGACAGGGAAAAGGCCGAGAGAATAAAGCGCATAAGGCCGACTAAAGACGAGTATTTCATGCTTATCGCAAAGCTCGTCTCGCTTAGGGCCACCTGTCCCCGTCTCAGGGTAGGTGCCGTCGCTGTCAAAGACGGCTACATCCTCGCTACCGGCTACAACGGTGCACCTAGGGGCATGGAGCACTGCATTGATGTGGGGTGCCTCATCGTCGACGGCCACTGTCACAGAGCCGTCCATGCAGAGCAGAACGTCATAGCGATGGCGGCCAGAAAGGGCATAAGCCTCGAAGGAGCGACGCTCTACGTCACCCACTTCCCCTGCGACATCTGCTTCAAGATAGTCATAAACGCCGGAATAAAGGAGATAGTCTACGAGGAGATGTACCCCAACGAGGCAACGGAGATTCTGCTCAGAGAGGCGCAGGAGAAAGGAATAGTCAAGATAAGACAGTTCAAGCTTTCAAAGGAAAGGGTGCAGGCATTCCTGGAGGAGCTTTTCGGCGAGTTCGTGGATTAG
- a CDS encoding DUF2304 domain-containing protein translates to MYAVQYMAIVVVLALMLYVLGKYGKKEFEWGDFLFWEVILLGLLIVAIFPLEMANEIRRLLGLGRGLDALFVIAIGLSYLLILKVYVAVDRTEREITELTRRIAIEMEEINRRLEEINKKL, encoded by the coding sequence ATGTATGCCGTTCAGTACATGGCTATAGTTGTTGTGCTGGCCCTGATGCTCTACGTGCTGGGCAAGTACGGAAAGAAGGAGTTTGAGTGGGGTGATTTTCTCTTTTGGGAGGTTATCCTCCTGGGGCTTCTGATAGTGGCGATATTTCCCCTGGAAATGGCCAACGAGATACGGAGGCTCCTCGGTCTTGGGAGGGGCCTCGATGCGCTGTTTGTCATTGCGATAGGCCTGTCGTACCTCCTGATATTGAAGGTCTACGTTGCGGTGGACAGAACAGAGAGGGAGATAACGGAGCTGACTAGGAGAATAGCAATTGAGATGGAGGAGATAAACAGAAGGCTTGAAGAGATAAACAAAAAGCTCTAA
- a CDS encoding glycosyltransferase, which translates to MDVKLVVFDLDGTLVGAPKPFAEIKEELKSRLVEMGIPKEIIGDMTPMYENLLRISRETGRDFEELYAVLVELESERMRDSFLFEGVLEVLDFLRERDVKMAIMTRSSRKAALKALEMHGVSGYFEVVSTRDDVPPDDLKPNPGQLRRIIEAFGLEPTKVLVVGDHGYDILPARELGALSVMITGHTAGRMSFSVDSTPDFEVEDMGGLLGLLENLLSTYVVVPAYNEEMTIGAVLDDLLRYFRRDEIVVVNDGSRDRTREIARSKGVHVLTHLVNRGLGGALGTGITYSLRRNARLIITFDADGQHLVSDALRVMKPVAEGRADFAVGSRLKGDTSQMPFVKRFGNFVLDAITAVFARKYVSDSQSGLRCFSRDCAAKIRITCDRYAVSSEIIIEVSRNRCRVVEVPIQAVYTEYSMKKGTNILEGVKIALNLLFDKLR; encoded by the coding sequence ATGGACGTGAAACTGGTGGTCTTTGACCTTGACGGAACGCTGGTCGGTGCACCTAAGCCCTTTGCTGAAATTAAGGAGGAGCTCAAATCCCGGCTCGTTGAGATGGGAATCCCTAAGGAGATAATCGGTGACATGACGCCGATGTACGAGAACCTGCTGAGAATATCCCGCGAGACGGGAAGGGACTTCGAGGAGCTCTACGCTGTCCTTGTTGAGCTTGAGTCCGAGAGGATGAGGGACAGTTTTCTTTTTGAGGGGGTCCTGGAAGTCCTGGACTTTCTGAGGGAAAGGGACGTCAAAATGGCGATAATGACCCGGAGCTCCCGGAAGGCGGCCCTTAAGGCGCTGGAGATGCATGGAGTGAGTGGCTATTTTGAGGTTGTCTCCACCCGTGACGATGTTCCGCCGGATGACCTCAAGCCTAACCCCGGACAGCTTCGGCGGATAATCGAGGCCTTTGGCCTTGAACCGACCAAGGTATTGGTGGTTGGCGACCACGGCTACGACATACTCCCGGCCAGGGAGCTCGGTGCGTTGAGCGTTATGATAACGGGTCACACCGCCGGGAGGATGAGCTTTTCAGTTGACTCCACCCCGGATTTTGAGGTTGAGGACATGGGGGGACTCCTTGGACTCCTGGAAAACCTTCTAAGCACTTACGTTGTTGTGCCGGCCTACAATGAAGAGATGACCATAGGTGCTGTCCTCGATGACCTGCTCCGCTACTTCAGGCGGGATGAGATAGTCGTCGTCAACGACGGCTCCCGTGACAGAACCCGGGAGATAGCCCGCTCGAAGGGCGTCCATGTCCTCACACACCTGGTCAACCGCGGTCTCGGCGGTGCCCTTGGCACAGGGATAACCTATTCCCTCAGAAGGAACGCCCGGCTTATCATCACCTTCGATGCCGACGGTCAGCACCTCGTGAGCGACGCCCTGAGGGTTATGAAGCCCGTCGCCGAGGGGAGGGCGGACTTTGCCGTTGGTTCGAGGCTCAAGGGCGACACCAGCCAGATGCCCTTTGTGAAGCGCTTTGGAAACTTTGTCCTCGACGCTATAACGGCCGTTTTTGCGAGAAAATACGTCAGCGACAGTCAGAGCGGGCTGAGATGCTTCAGCAGGGATTGCGCCGCCAAAATAAGGATAACCTGCGACCGCTACGCGGTTTCGAGCGAGATAATCATTGAGGTCTCCAGAAACCGTTGTCGCGTTGTTGAAGTGCCAATCCAAGCTGTGTACACCGAGTACTCCATGAAAAAGGGGACGAACATCCTGGAGGGTGTTAAAATAGCCCTCAACCTGCTGTTTGATAAACTGAGGTGA
- a CDS encoding MraY family glycosyltransferase: protein MIAAAPLIGLTLTLILTPYIAGRMKRAGITGRDIHKMNQPEVAEMGGMAVLLTIPIALSPFMDEKIMGVLTVFLLFGVAGIIDDLTNLRQLHKVFLSLLVSVPVAFFGIAPEVDLFGYTLNLGVLYPVFAVLFVTGSANLVNMLAGFNGLEVGTSTIILGILALITDGNARLIALTGMGAALGFLWWNRYPARVFPGDTGTLSLGALIGLVALTGKVEAYAALLLLPHFLDFAIKAVGVRFGVRRHGRTTVLPDGTLRAPPYPSFLGIIMRKVRVTEPRLVAIVWLIELTLGLLVWALHQLL, encoded by the coding sequence ATGATAGCGGCCGCTCCGCTTATAGGTTTAACCCTAACGCTCATCCTCACCCCCTACATAGCCGGAAGAATGAAGAGGGCTGGAATCACGGGGAGGGACATACACAAGATGAACCAACCGGAAGTAGCGGAGATGGGGGGTATGGCAGTTCTTCTCACCATTCCCATAGCGCTCTCACCCTTTATGGACGAGAAAATCATGGGGGTTCTCACGGTCTTTCTGCTCTTCGGAGTCGCTGGAATCATAGACGACCTGACGAACCTGAGACAGCTCCACAAGGTCTTTCTATCGCTCTTGGTCTCAGTCCCGGTGGCGTTTTTCGGCATCGCGCCCGAGGTTGATCTCTTCGGCTACACCCTCAATCTGGGGGTTCTGTATCCCGTTTTCGCGGTGCTCTTCGTCACAGGCTCGGCAAACCTGGTGAACATGCTCGCTGGGTTCAACGGGCTGGAGGTGGGGACTTCCACCATAATCCTTGGAATTCTGGCCCTGATAACCGACGGAAATGCCAGGCTCATTGCACTGACCGGGATGGGGGCCGCGTTGGGCTTTCTGTGGTGGAACCGCTATCCAGCGAGAGTCTTCCCGGGCGATACAGGAACCTTAAGCCTGGGCGCGCTGATAGGGCTGGTTGCCTTGACAGGAAAGGTGGAGGCCTACGCGGCGCTTCTCCTTCTGCCGCACTTCCTGGACTTCGCCATAAAGGCAGTGGGTGTTCGCTTCGGTGTACGGAGGCACGGAAGAACGACTGTACTGCCAGACGGAACGCTTCGGGCGCCGCCGTATCCCAGCTTCCTGGGGATAATAATGAGAAAAGTCAGGGTCACCGAGCCCAGGCTTGTGGCCATTGTATGGCTGATCGAACTCACTCTTGGCCTTCTCGTTTGGGCTCTTCATCAATTACTTTGA
- the cas6 gene encoding CRISPR-associated endoribonuclease Cas6 — protein MRVEIKFRPAKEGTILPFNYNYDVYVQLLEKMAIVSPEIAHEAEVSHVDYFTFSRIMVRKRELIPDRGIRVLSDDVSLYVSSSSSELIKAVVEGFIDSPVLQLGDSAFIADDIKILKEPRIKEGALFSTLSPIMVRTVKLSGNRMKIWDLYPSEEAFFDKLRKVMLMRYSAIMGTMPEEKDFAIDVIKFKPVRILVRDTYYRGSLMIFRYHGSPEIARFGYENGFGEKTRYGFGMVKVIDEEPKREGQE, from the coding sequence ATGAGAGTCGAGATAAAGTTCAGGCCCGCAAAGGAGGGCACAATTCTTCCCTTCAATTATAACTACGATGTTTACGTTCAGCTTCTTGAGAAAATGGCCATAGTATCTCCCGAGATCGCCCACGAGGCTGAGGTAAGTCACGTTGACTACTTTACCTTCTCCCGTATAATGGTCAGAAAGCGTGAGCTGATTCCGGATAGGGGGATAAGGGTTCTTTCAGATGACGTTTCTCTCTATGTCTCTTCATCTTCCAGCGAGCTCATAAAGGCCGTTGTGGAGGGATTCATAGACAGCCCGGTTCTCCAGCTGGGCGATTCGGCTTTCATAGCGGACGATATAAAGATACTCAAGGAACCCCGCATAAAGGAGGGGGCGCTCTTCTCAACGCTTAGTCCAATAATGGTCAGGACGGTCAAGCTCAGCGGCAACAGGATGAAGATATGGGATCTCTACCCAAGCGAGGAGGCCTTCTTTGATAAGCTACGCAAGGTAATGCTGATGAGGTATTCGGCGATAATGGGCACGATGCCCGAGGAGAAGGACTTTGCCATTGACGTTATCAAGTTTAAGCCCGTCAGGATTCTCGTCAGAGACACCTACTACCGCGGCTCCCTCATGATATTCCGCTACCACGGCTCTCCGGAGATAGCCCGCTTCGGCTACGAGAACGGCTTTGGAGAAAAGACCCGCTACGGCTTTGGAATGGTCAAAGTAATTGATGAAGAGCCCAAACGAGAAGGCCAAGAGTGA
- a CDS encoding proteasome-activating nucleotidase, with protein MSVEDVGVKPSNEYDDYIMYLKRRIRQLELQVRTLEADKERLERELSRMRMEMSRLRQPPAFAGMLLEVLDEDRAIVQNYNGPRFVVRIAPWIERDRLKPGSRVALDQRTMAIVELLPSEKDPSVLGFEVIERPEVSYKDIGGLDRQLQELREAVELPLRHPELFETVGIEPPKGVLLYGPPGCGKTLMAKALAHEVNATFIKVVGSELVRKFIGEGARLVHELFELAKEKAPTIIFIDEIDAIGAKRMDETTGGEREVNRTLMQLLAEMDGFDPRGNVKVIAATNRPDILDPALLRPGRFDRLIEVPLPDFKGRLEILKVHTRKMNLRDVDLRVIAELTEGASGADLKAIATEAGMFAIRARREYITQDDFLKAIEKVFGAEQRLAQQIAMHEVMYG; from the coding sequence ATGAGCGTTGAAGACGTTGGTGTTAAACCATCGAACGAGTACGATGATTACATCATGTACCTCAAGAGGAGGATCAGGCAGCTTGAACTCCAAGTGAGAACCCTGGAAGCCGACAAGGAGAGGCTGGAGAGGGAACTCTCACGCATGAGGATGGAGATGTCCCGGCTGAGACAGCCCCCAGCCTTTGCGGGTATGCTCCTTGAGGTACTCGACGAGGACAGGGCGATAGTCCAGAACTACAACGGACCGCGCTTTGTAGTCCGGATTGCACCCTGGATAGAGAGGGACAGACTGAAACCAGGTTCGAGGGTTGCCCTCGATCAGAGAACCATGGCCATAGTTGAACTCCTTCCCAGCGAGAAGGACCCGAGCGTATTGGGCTTTGAAGTCATTGAGAGGCCAGAGGTCAGCTACAAGGATATCGGCGGTCTGGACAGACAGCTCCAGGAGCTTAGAGAGGCCGTCGAGCTTCCGCTCAGGCACCCGGAGCTCTTTGAAACGGTGGGGATTGAACCGCCGAAGGGGGTACTCCTCTACGGCCCGCCGGGATGTGGAAAGACGCTCATGGCGAAGGCCCTTGCCCACGAGGTCAACGCTACATTCATAAAGGTCGTCGGCAGCGAGCTGGTAAGGAAGTTCATAGGCGAAGGGGCAAGGCTCGTCCACGAGCTCTTTGAGCTGGCCAAGGAGAAGGCACCTACAATAATATTCATTGACGAGATAGACGCCATCGGGGCGAAGAGAATGGACGAGACGACCGGTGGGGAGAGGGAAGTCAACAGAACCCTCATGCAGCTTCTGGCTGAGATGGACGGCTTCGACCCAAGGGGCAATGTTAAGGTAATAGCCGCCACCAACAGGCCGGACATCCTTGACCCGGCACTTCTCAGGCCCGGACGCTTCGACAGACTTATTGAGGTTCCTCTTCCGGACTTCAAAGGCAGGCTGGAGATACTCAAGGTTCACACGAGGAAGATGAACCTCAGGGACGTCGACCTGCGCGTCATAGCCGAGCTGACGGAGGGGGCCAGCGGAGCAGACCTGAAGGCCATAGCCACCGAGGCAGGGATGTTTGCCATAAGGGCGAGGCGTGAGTACATCACCCAGGACGACTTCCTCAAGGCAATAGAGAAAGTTTTCGGGGCAGAGCAGAGGCTCGCCCAGCAGATAGCCATGCACGAGGTCATGTACGGCTGA
- a CDS encoding MFS transporter encodes MRKRLLLLVSLGWIFNYAHRMAIPPLIPMIKAELGINNAEAGLLMTALLLPYAIIQVPAGYIGDRFGRKRLLVLSIIGYSLSSALIIFAREYWELLAVRALYGLFSGLYYAPATALISEVYRERKGSALGVFMVGPPVGSGIAPIIAVPIALRLEWRYAFLALSAMSLVTGIALTFAVRGEVSKPSRVKFSIPRNVFLLSTANFIVLAAFFGLLTFLVSFLVSAGVSFETASWLFSLLSVIGIAGSLFGGGLYDRIGRRSIAVVFGLNAFLTLILALTASPWVIIPLGLAFYSVGAIVTAYTSEKATGENLGSVMGFVNMVGFFGATVGPYFVGLLIDGFGYERAFLSIPLMYLMAWGIIRVEEKLEKREISRT; translated from the coding sequence ATGCGGAAGAGGCTTTTACTGTTAGTCTCGCTCGGCTGGATCTTTAACTACGCCCACAGGATGGCAATCCCTCCCCTCATTCCGATGATAAAGGCCGAGCTGGGGATAAACAACGCCGAGGCCGGGCTTTTGATGACCGCCCTTCTGCTCCCCTACGCCATCATTCAGGTTCCGGCCGGATACATCGGCGACCGCTTTGGGAGGAAGAGGCTCCTTGTTCTCAGCATAATCGGCTACTCGCTCTCGTCCGCGCTCATAATCTTTGCCCGGGAATACTGGGAGCTTCTCGCTGTTAGGGCTCTTTACGGCCTTTTCTCGGGTCTGTATTATGCCCCGGCAACGGCGCTGATAAGCGAGGTCTATCGGGAGAGAAAGGGCTCCGCTCTGGGCGTTTTCATGGTCGGCCCGCCCGTCGGCAGCGGGATAGCACCCATTATAGCCGTCCCCATCGCCCTGAGACTTGAATGGCGCTACGCCTTTCTGGCGCTCTCGGCAATGAGCTTGGTGACTGGAATAGCCCTTACCTTTGCGGTCAGGGGCGAGGTCTCAAAGCCGTCTCGCGTTAAGTTCTCGATTCCCCGGAACGTTTTCCTGCTCAGTACGGCGAACTTCATAGTCCTTGCCGCGTTCTTTGGGCTTCTCACCTTCCTGGTCTCTTTCCTGGTGAGCGCAGGCGTTTCCTTCGAAACGGCCTCTTGGCTGTTCTCCCTTCTATCCGTCATAGGGATCGCAGGTTCTCTCTTCGGCGGCGGCCTCTACGACAGAATCGGGAGGAGGAGCATAGCGGTGGTCTTCGGTCTCAACGCATTCCTCACGCTGATCCTTGCCTTAACGGCCTCCCCGTGGGTCATAATCCCCTTGGGGCTGGCTTTCTATTCGGTAGGCGCCATAGTCACCGCCTACACGTCGGAAAAGGCCACCGGAGAGAACCTCGGTTCAGTCATGGGCTTCGTCAACATGGTCGGGTTCTTTGGTGCAACCGTCGGCCCGTACTTCGTTGGACTCCTCATCGACGGCTTTGGTTATGAGAGGGCGTTTCTGTCGATACCCCTGATGTACCTGATGGCGTGGGGGATAATCCGGGTGGAAGAAAAGCTGGAAAAGAGAGAGATCAGCCGTACATGA
- a CDS encoding serine/threonine-protein kinase RIO2 — protein MVSKLLALEAYPNLRDLDFRVLRGVELNMRHHRWVPLEDIARFARVDVETASFRLGKLDDMSLVRRRSDIGYIGYQLTIHGYDVLAIRALAKKGVVEAISTAQIGVGKDADVYVGVTPAGEKVAVKFNRIGGRTASRKAAYHGDVFANKRHTSWLYVSRLIAKKEYEALTLLSPIASVPRPVAWNRHVVVMEFIDGTELAELRDTDLSREEAGEILDMVLDEYIKIVRFGIVHSDMSEFNVVLTHGGGVLIIDWAQYVTTARPESYELLRRDIRVLLNAFRRRWRVEKRFEDVWPGFEKAWRESRGEG, from the coding sequence ATGGTAAGCAAGCTACTGGCACTGGAGGCATACCCCAACCTCCGCGACCTGGACTTCAGGGTACTCAGAGGAGTAGAGCTGAACATGCGCCACCACAGATGGGTGCCCCTGGAGGATATAGCCAGATTCGCGAGGGTTGACGTTGAAACTGCATCCTTCAGACTTGGCAAGCTCGACGACATGTCCCTCGTCAGGAGGCGGAGCGACATAGGCTACATCGGCTACCAGCTCACGATACACGGCTACGACGTTCTGGCGATAAGGGCGCTGGCGAAGAAGGGCGTTGTTGAAGCTATAAGCACGGCACAGATAGGCGTTGGAAAGGACGCAGATGTGTACGTGGGAGTAACGCCGGCCGGAGAGAAGGTCGCCGTCAAGTTCAACCGCATAGGCGGCAGGACCGCCTCAAGAAAGGCTGCCTATCACGGGGATGTGTTCGCCAACAAAAGGCACACGAGCTGGCTCTACGTCTCAAGGCTCATAGCGAAGAAGGAGTATGAGGCGCTGACCCTGCTGAGCCCGATAGCCAGCGTTCCGAGGCCGGTAGCATGGAACAGGCACGTGGTCGTCATGGAGTTCATAGACGGGACCGAGCTGGCGGAGCTCCGCGACACCGACCTCTCCAGGGAGGAAGCTGGGGAGATACTCGACATGGTCCTGGACGAGTACATCAAGATAGTCCGCTTCGGCATCGTTCACTCGGATATGAGCGAGTTCAACGTCGTTCTGACTCACGGCGGGGGCGTTCTCATAATAGACTGGGCCCAGTACGTTACAACCGCCCGCCCGGAGAGTTACGAGCTCCTCAGGCGAGATATAAGGGTGCTCCTCAACGCCTTCAGGAGAAGATGGCGCGTGGAGAAGAGGTTTGAAGATGTGTGGCCGGGCTTTGAAAAGGCCTGGCGTGAGAGCCGGGGTGAGGGATGA